CCGGTGCTGCGCCAGTCGGGCAAGGTCCGCTTCAACCGGCGACCCAGCGGCGGCAGCAAAGCCCTCAAGCGGGTCTTCTACCAGTCGGCGTTCTGCTCGCTGCGCGCCCCCGACAGCAAGGCCTTCTACGCCCGCAAACGACGCGAGGGCAAAGCCCACCACCAGGCCGTCATCGCCCTGGCCCGCCGACGCATCGACGTGCTCTGGGCCATGCTCCACACCCGCCAGGCCTACCAGCCCGGCCGCACCAGGGCAGCTTGACTCACGCATTAGGCTGCACCACGCTGAGTGGCCACCGGATCAGTATGAGATGGCCGCCGCAGGCGGCGCGGACCGAAGGTCCGCCAAGAACGCGGACAGGCCGATGAATCAATCGCGCGAAGCGCACCACCCCGGCCTGGCCGCTCCACTCCCCCTACGGGGCATGACCCGCACGAACCCGTCGCGTGAGTCCAGAGGGGGTACGCGACCGCTCCGCGTAGGGACTAGCGTAGGGTCCAACCCGCCCCTGCCACGGCTGACCATGGCGAGACCGGCGGGCTGCGGAGCTTGCCAGCGAAGCAGCACGCGCCGAAGGCGCATCCCCTATCCCGCCATGACCATGGCCGGCAGCTGGCTGCCACGGCCGCCCCCCAGGTGCGCATCCGGTTGGGCAGGAAGGGGCGAGAGGAGGAGTTCGGTCGCACCGTTGAGGCCCTGCATTGGTTGAAGGTTAGGCGGCGGCGCGGAAGCGGATCCGGGCCTGGTCGGCCAGGTTGGCGACCCGCTCTGGTCCCAGCATCGGCGGGAGGCCGCCAAGCAGGCTTGGCAGGCGCCGGGCTGCCACGACCGGCACCCCGTCGGTGACCACCTTGCCCCAGGGAACCTGGGCGCCATGGATGGCCACGATCGGCACCACCACCACGCCCGGGTCAGGCAGGACCTGGGCGGCCTGGTCGGCCTCGAACGACACCGCGCGCAGGGTGGGGGCGAGGGGATGACGGCCATGCCACAGCCGCCCCGATGGGTCGAGCTGGAGGCGGCCGCGATACTGCTTGGAGTCGATC
This sequence is a window from Actinomycetota bacterium. Protein-coding genes within it:
- a CDS encoding transposase, giving the protein AELVRELATEALACRARLARLDRDLDQLLARHPDAALIRSLPGMGATLCAEFIAQAGPLGRFRSADALAAAAGLAPVLRQSGKVRFNRRPSGGSKALKRVFYQSAFCSLRAPDSKAFYARKRREGKAHHQAVIALARRRIDVLWAMLHTRQAYQPGRTRAA